In one Cloacibacillus porcorum genomic region, the following are encoded:
- a CDS encoding glycosyltransferase family 4 protein produces MPDRIHILVISQYFYPEQFRVNDICTEWIKRGYQVTVITGIPNYPQGKFYNGYGYFQKRTERYNGIDIIRLPIIPRGNSAVMMALNYISFVISGFLWSKFTTLKADKVFVYEVSPMTQALPGVWYAKRVKIPCLIYVTDLWPENVEIVGGVHNRLILNMLGAMVDYIYKSCNRIFTSSKSFLQAINHRGVPLEKLEFWPQYAEEFYRPVDKKTCVVSEIPDDDSFNLIFAGNIGFAQGLDLLPQVAIELQRQNTKVRFNIVGDGRYLPVLKEAVQASGCENMFNFIHKQPAQRIAAFMSVCDAALISLSDNRIFEMTLPSKLQSLLACGIPLIVSANGEIQQVIEDSGAGYCCNAGDAVSLAEKIVELTRLSSEELKEMRKKARGYFIQHYEKRMLMDRIDKYFSEAEVVCNV; encoded by the coding sequence ATGCCGGATAGAATACATATCCTTGTTATATCACAATACTTTTATCCCGAGCAGTTCAGAGTAAACGACATCTGCACGGAGTGGATAAAACGTGGCTATCAGGTCACTGTAATTACCGGTATCCCCAATTATCCACAGGGCAAATTTTATAACGGATATGGATATTTTCAAAAAAGAACTGAAAGATACAATGGAATTGACATCATTCGTCTGCCCATCATTCCGCGTGGCAACAGTGCCGTAATGATGGCGCTTAACTATATTTCATTTGTAATCTCCGGATTTTTATGGTCAAAATTTACAACGCTGAAAGCTGATAAAGTTTTTGTGTATGAGGTCTCACCAATGACCCAAGCGCTGCCTGGTGTATGGTATGCAAAGAGAGTAAAAATTCCATGCCTTATATATGTCACGGATTTATGGCCTGAAAATGTGGAGATTGTTGGCGGAGTACATAATAGGCTTATCTTAAATATGCTTGGCGCAATGGTAGACTACATCTATAAAAGCTGTAACAGGATATTTACATCATCAAAAAGCTTTTTGCAGGCTATCAACCACAGAGGTGTGCCTCTGGAAAAATTGGAATTCTGGCCACAATATGCAGAAGAGTTCTACCGTCCAGTAGATAAAAAAACGTGTGTTGTCAGCGAAATCCCCGATGATGACTCTTTTAATTTAATATTTGCCGGAAACATAGGCTTTGCGCAAGGGTTGGATTTATTGCCGCAGGTAGCTATAGAACTGCAAAGGCAAAATACAAAGGTGCGCTTTAACATTGTCGGTGATGGTCGCTATCTGCCTGTTTTGAAAGAGGCAGTGCAGGCTAGTGGATGCGAAAATATGTTTAACTTTATACATAAGCAACCCGCACAAAGAATAGCAGCGTTTATGTCGGTCTGCGACGCCGCCTTGATTTCACTTTCTGACAATAGAATATTTGAAATGACACTCCCCTCCAAGCTTCAATCCTTACTAGCATGTGGAATTCCACTCATTGTTTCTGCAAACGGAGAGATCCAGCAGGTTATAGAAGATAGCGGCGCTGGATATTGCTGCAATGCCGGAGATGCCGTCAGTCTAGCGGAAAAGATTGTTGAACTCACTAGGCTGTCCTCTGAAGAGTTAAAAGAGATGCGAAAAAAGGCCCGCGGATATTTCATTCAACATTATGAAAAGAGAATGCTTATGGACAGGATTGATAAATATTTTTCTGAAGCAGAGGTTGTTTGTAATGTTTAA
- a CDS encoding helix-turn-helix domain-containing protein produces MSLGERMREMRKMLRLSQEELAFRLGTNRVSVSQWENNRVTPDADSLIKTAAVLGTSVGFLLGETDDPALSLRSGDNDRASPALSEEEQPATAAHRYGIEEDMLLNLFNHLDRAGKAEVIDFIQYKLFRLQNAKGSGQIDTTRRLKV; encoded by the coding sequence ATGTCCTTGGGTGAGAGAATGCGGGAGATGCGGAAGATGCTGCGCCTGAGCCAGGAAGAGCTGGCCTTTAGGTTGGGAACGAACAGGGTGAGCGTTTCTCAGTGGGAAAATAACAGAGTTACGCCGGATGCCGACAGCCTGATAAAGACGGCGGCGGTTTTGGGAACAAGCGTCGGCTTTCTGCTGGGAGAAACGGATGACCCCGCGCTGTCTCTTCGTTCGGGTGACAATGACCGTGCCAGCCCCGCCCTCTCAGAGGAAGAGCAGCCGGCCACGGCGGCGCATAGATATGGTATTGAAGAGGATATGCTTCTTAATTTGTTTAACCATCTCGACCGGGCCGGCAAGGCGGAGGTCATAGATTTTATCCAGTACAAGCTTTTTCGTCTGCAAAATGCAAAGGGTTCCGGCCAAATTGACACTACGCGTCGCCTGAAGGTATAG
- a CDS encoding Helicase associated domain protein: MLELFEHNRIAYESALSMLKENGRAAIVHPTGTGKSFIGFKLAEDNPQAAVCWLSPSEYIFKTQIENIRAAGAAQPQNIRFFTYAKLMMMDAAAIEDIRPDYIVLDEFHRCGAQMWGDGVQRLLAAYPQAPVLGLSATNIRYLDNQRDMADELFDGNIASEMTLGEAIVRGILAPPTYVVSIYSCQKDIERYQARISSAKNRAVRDAAQKRLDALRRALEKSEGLDIVFQKHMTNANGKYIIFCSGVEHLKEIACHIPEWFGKVCGGADIHLYQAYADDPGTSQAFAAFKTDDRQGLKLLLCIDMLNEGVHIDDIAGVILFRPTVSPIIYKQQIGRALSAGSREKTVIIDVVNNIENLYSVSAVQEEMRSVIDRYQIMGDENRIVNDSFTIIDEVCDSRRLFNELEESLSASWETMFGHARAYYREHGNLEVSKRYQTPDGYSLGSWLNTQRLVYAGKIPGILGKERIEKLESIGMRWKNRYDYSWERFYQALCRYKFSSGNIDIHATYVTPEGLELGKWICNLRQSKNSGRCGYYLTDERIAALNKLGMIWDKVDYQWERNYLACTEYYRKHHNLDIPANYISEEGLRIGAWLRRMRKIRSGRLNGAAPLTETQIERLDAIHMDWLDTYTRQWEYGYKQALAYHREFGTLEVPAGYVNANGFPLGRWLKNHVEVNSQTGRTAIKVTPERRAKLDALGFKWTAEDPWQKRISACEEYLREHGDLDIPPNYVIDNVWLGKWLYKCRKTYRGGLEGKRLTEEQISQLERLGIDWRTPAERAWSEKYEAAASLLRAAGDIKTAAESGEAEEIASIARWVARQRTLHKQGKLSPEQAVKLNALNTRQDGGRVPAQRRE, translated from the coding sequence ATGCTGGAGCTGTTTGAACATAACCGCATAGCCTATGAATCCGCCCTTTCCATGCTGAAGGAAAACGGCAGGGCCGCCATCGTGCACCCCACCGGCACGGGAAAATCTTTTATCGGCTTCAAACTGGCTGAGGATAACCCGCAGGCTGCCGTCTGCTGGCTCTCGCCCAGTGAGTACATCTTTAAGACGCAGATAGAAAACATCAGGGCCGCGGGCGCCGCCCAGCCGCAAAACATACGTTTCTTCACCTACGCCAAGCTCATGATGATGGACGCCGCCGCAATCGAAGATATCCGCCCTGACTATATCGTGCTCGACGAATTTCACCGCTGCGGCGCGCAGATGTGGGGCGACGGAGTCCAGCGGCTGCTTGCGGCGTATCCGCAGGCGCCGGTGCTCGGCCTGTCGGCTACAAACATCCGCTACCTAGACAATCAGCGCGATATGGCCGACGAACTCTTCGACGGCAACATCGCCTCGGAGATGACGCTCGGTGAGGCGATAGTGCGCGGTATTCTCGCCCCGCCGACCTATGTCGTCTCGATCTATTCCTGCCAGAAAGATATAGAGAGATATCAGGCCCGTATAAGCAGCGCCAAAAACAGGGCCGTGCGCGACGCGGCGCAGAAACGCCTCGACGCCCTCAGACGCGCGCTGGAAAAGTCCGAGGGGCTGGACATCGTCTTTCAAAAACACATGACCAACGCCAACGGCAAATACATCATCTTCTGCTCCGGCGTCGAACATCTGAAAGAGATCGCCTGCCATATACCGGAGTGGTTCGGCAAGGTCTGCGGCGGAGCGGATATACATCTATACCAGGCCTACGCCGACGACCCCGGAACGTCACAAGCCTTTGCCGCCTTCAAAACAGACGACCGCCAGGGGCTAAAGCTCCTGCTCTGCATCGACATGCTCAACGAGGGCGTCCATATCGACGACATCGCGGGTGTGATCCTTTTCCGCCCCACCGTCTCCCCCATCATCTACAAGCAGCAGATCGGGCGCGCCCTGTCGGCGGGCAGCAGGGAAAAAACCGTCATTATAGACGTCGTCAACAACATCGAAAATCTCTACAGCGTCTCCGCCGTTCAGGAGGAGATGCGCTCGGTAATAGACCGTTACCAAATCATGGGAGACGAAAACAGGATCGTCAACGACTCCTTTACCATCATCGACGAGGTGTGCGACAGCAGACGCCTCTTCAACGAACTTGAAGAGAGCCTATCAGCCTCATGGGAGACCATGTTCGGCCATGCGCGGGCATATTACAGGGAACATGGAAATCTTGAAGTCTCGAAACGCTACCAGACCCCCGACGGCTATTCCCTCGGTTCGTGGCTCAACACACAGCGGCTCGTCTACGCCGGTAAAATTCCGGGGATACTCGGCAAAGAGAGAATAGAAAAACTTGAAAGCATCGGCATGCGCTGGAAGAACCGCTACGACTATTCATGGGAGAGGTTCTATCAGGCGCTGTGCCGATACAAATTCAGCAGCGGCAATATCGACATCCATGCCACCTATGTCACCCCCGAAGGGCTTGAACTCGGCAAATGGATCTGCAACCTCCGTCAGTCAAAAAACAGCGGCAGATGCGGCTACTACCTCACGGACGAGCGTATCGCGGCCCTCAACAAACTCGGCATGATCTGGGACAAAGTGGACTATCAGTGGGAGCGGAACTACCTCGCCTGCACGGAATATTACCGCAAACACCACAACCTTGACATTCCGGCAAACTACATCTCCGAAGAGGGCCTGCGCATCGGCGCCTGGCTGCGGAGGATGCGCAAAATAAGAAGCGGCAGGCTGAACGGAGCTGCACCGCTGACCGAGACCCAGATAGAACGGCTCGACGCCATTCACATGGACTGGCTCGACACCTACACACGGCAATGGGAATACGGCTACAAACAGGCGCTGGCCTACCATCGGGAATTCGGTACGCTTGAGGTGCCCGCCGGATATGTGAACGCAAACGGCTTTCCGCTCGGCAGATGGCTGAAAAACCATGTCGAGGTCAACTCCCAGACAGGACGGACCGCAATCAAAGTCACGCCGGAGCGCCGCGCGAAACTGGACGCGCTGGGCTTCAAGTGGACTGCGGAAGATCCCTGGCAAAAACGCATATCCGCCTGCGAAGAATACCTCCGCGAACACGGAGACCTGGACATCCCGCCAAACTATGTAATAGACAACGTCTGGCTCGGCAAATGGCTCTACAAATGCAGAAAGACCTACCGCGGCGGGCTGGAGGGCAAAAGGCTGACCGAAGAACAGATCTCCCAGCTGGAAAGGCTGGGGATAGACTGGCGCACGCCCGCCGAACGCGCCTGGTCCGAAAAATACGAGGCCGCCGCCTCTCTGCTCAGGGCTGCGGGAGACATAAAGACCGCCGCTGAAAGCGGTGAGGCGGAAGAAATCGCCAGCATCGCCCGCTGGGTCGCCCGGCAAAGGACGCTGCACAAACAGGGCAAACTCTCGCCGGAACAGGCCGTGAAACTGAACGCGCTGAATACGAGACAGGACGGCGGCAGAGTTCCGGCACAGAGACGGGAATGA
- a CDS encoding NAD-dependent epimerase/dehydratase family protein, translated as MKKILITGLNSYVGTSFEKWLSQWPDEYYVDTIDMIDGTWREKSFAGYDVVFHVAGIAHVSADQSKKDLYYRINRDLAVDTAKKAKIEGVKQFIFMSSMIIYGADEPVGKEKIITRDTPPNPADFYGDSKLQADLAIQKMADDKFIVSIMRPPVIYGPGCKGNFPKLLKLAKYALIFPNIENRRSMIYIDNFTECVRLVINNASGGIFFPQNEEYVATKDVIADYRKIKGKIIFMMPVPAFVCKILSNSGLFNKAFGSKLYAKELSDCGKYNAVKFCDGIVRMAAYAG; from the coding sequence ATGAAAAAGATCCTCATCACCGGCCTCAACAGCTACGTCGGCACCTCGTTCGAAAAATGGCTCTCCCAATGGCCAGACGAATATTATGTCGATACCATCGACATGATAGACGGCACATGGCGCGAAAAATCCTTCGCCGGATACGACGTTGTCTTTCATGTTGCAGGTATCGCGCATGTCTCCGCCGATCAGTCGAAGAAAGACTTATATTACAGAATAAACAGAGACCTTGCCGTAGATACGGCAAAAAAGGCTAAGATCGAAGGCGTAAAACAGTTTATCTTTATGAGCTCGATGATAATCTACGGCGCAGATGAACCTGTGGGGAAAGAAAAAATCATAACAAGAGACACACCTCCAAACCCCGCTGACTTTTACGGAGACAGCAAACTGCAGGCCGATCTTGCGATACAGAAAATGGCAGACGACAAATTCATCGTATCAATCATGCGCCCGCCAGTCATCTATGGACCTGGGTGCAAAGGCAACTTTCCCAAGCTGCTCAAGCTGGCAAAGTACGCCCTTATATTCCCCAACATAGAAAACCGGCGCAGCATGATCTACATAGACAACTTTACTGAATGCGTAAGGCTGGTAATAAATAATGCATCAGGAGGAATATTCTTCCCGCAAAACGAAGAATACGTTGCGACAAAAGACGTTATTGCTGACTACAGGAAAATAAAGGGCAAAATAATCTTTATGATGCCCGTTCCTGCATTCGTCTGCAAAATACTTTCAAACAGCGGGTTATTCAACAAGGCGTTTGGGTCGAAATTATACGCAAAAGAACTTTCCGATTGTGGAAAATACAACGCAGTGAAATTCTGTGATGGCATAGTCAGGATGGCCGCATATGCCGGATAG
- a CDS encoding sugar transferase: MYKSCLKRTIDIALSAIGLVLLALPMLAVAAVVKLDSKGPVFFWQKRVGLHKNTFMMPKFRTMYIDTPANMPTHMLNDPQKWITRSGTWLRKFSLDELPQILNILAGQMSIIGPRPALWNQYDLIAERDKYGANDILPGLTGWAQINGRDELPIEVKAAYDGEYVKRMSFLFDCKCFFGTIACVLKKEGVVEGGTGTLQKLSGGEHRQ, translated from the coding sequence ATGTACAAAAGCTGCCTTAAAAGAACGATAGATATCGCCCTCTCAGCCATCGGCCTGGTGCTGCTCGCACTGCCGATGCTGGCTGTCGCCGCTGTCGTAAAGCTCGATTCCAAAGGCCCGGTCTTCTTCTGGCAGAAGCGTGTCGGACTGCATAAAAATACCTTTATGATGCCTAAATTCAGAACCATGTATATCGATACGCCGGCAAATATGCCGACGCATATGCTAAATGACCCGCAAAAATGGATCACCCGCAGCGGTACGTGGCTGCGCAAATTTTCTTTAGATGAACTCCCGCAAATATTGAATATTCTTGCCGGGCAAATGTCCATCATCGGCCCGCGCCCTGCGCTGTGGAATCAGTACGACCTCATCGCCGAGCGCGACAAATACGGCGCGAACGACATACTGCCAGGACTGACCGGTTGGGCGCAGATAAACGGCCGCGACGAACTGCCTATAGAGGTAAAAGCCGCCTATGACGGCGAATACGTAAAGAGAATGAGCTTCCTCTTCGACTGCAAATGCTTCTTCGGCACCATCGCCTGCGTGCTGAAAAAAGAGGGCGTCGTCGAGGGCGGCACGGGAACACTGCAGAAATTATCCGGCGGAGAACATAGACAATGA
- a CDS encoding SDR family oxidoreductase, with the protein MRYKLLVLGASGMAGHTISMYMHERGYDVTGFDSRPLSHCPCKSVTGDAQDAETLKAMITGEKFDAVINCIGVLNQFAEENKRLAVYLNSYLPHLLADITSGSKTKIIHMSTDCVFSGKKGEYTESDLRDGETFYDRTKALGELEDGKNLTLRNSIVGPDLNPNGIGLLNWFMQQNGKICGYSRVMWTGLTTLQLAKAMEAGLNEGVHGLYNMVYKKSISKHDLLSLFNHYLKGNSLEIEPVDNIVSDKSLKRTRFDFGYVIPDYEKMVAELAAWMRQHKNLYPHYDIAD; encoded by the coding sequence ATGAGATATAAACTTCTGGTACTTGGCGCCTCCGGAATGGCGGGACATACGATATCGATGTACATGCACGAACGGGGATATGACGTCACTGGTTTTGACAGCCGTCCCCTGAGCCATTGCCCCTGTAAATCCGTTACGGGGGACGCACAGGATGCCGAAACGCTGAAAGCAATGATAACTGGTGAAAAATTCGATGCTGTCATTAACTGTATCGGCGTATTAAACCAATTCGCGGAAGAAAATAAAAGACTCGCCGTGTATTTGAATTCCTATCTCCCGCATCTGCTGGCAGATATTACATCAGGCTCCAAAACAAAAATCATCCACATGAGCACCGATTGTGTCTTCTCCGGCAAAAAAGGAGAATACACGGAAAGCGATCTGCGTGATGGCGAGACTTTTTACGATAGAACAAAGGCGTTAGGTGAACTTGAAGATGGGAAAAATCTTACTCTTCGTAATTCTATAGTCGGTCCCGACCTCAACCCCAATGGAATCGGCCTCTTAAACTGGTTTATGCAGCAAAATGGAAAGATCTGTGGATACAGCCGTGTTATGTGGACAGGGCTGACAACGCTGCAATTAGCCAAAGCTATGGAAGCCGGACTGAACGAAGGCGTTCATGGCCTCTATAACATGGTCTATAAAAAATCCATCAGCAAACACGATTTACTGTCTTTATTCAACCACTACCTCAAGGGAAACAGTTTGGAAATAGAACCGGTGGATAATATCGTGTCCGACAAATCCCTGAAAAGAACGCGCTTTGATTTCGGCTATGTCATCCCCGACTACGAAAAAATGGTCGCGGAACTTGCGGCATGGATGAGGCAGCACAAAAATTTGTATCCTCACTATGATATCGCGGATTAA
- a CDS encoding polysaccharide biosynthesis protein, with protein MFNKTLLITGGTGSFGHAVLDRFLNTEIKEIRIFSRDEKKQDDMRTEYRNNEKIKFYIGDVRDINSIRNAMHGVDYVFHAAALKQVPSCEFFPLEAAKTNIIGTDNVLSAAIEYGVKKIICLSTDKAAYPINAMGTSKAMMEKVVIAKSRTVDPVKTTICCTRYGNVMASRGSVIPRFVEQIKSGLPLTITEPAMTRFIMNLEEAVDLVVFAFEHAANGDIMVQKAPACTIAVLAQAVKELFNKEAETKIIGIRHGEKMYETLLTKEECAHAEDMGDFFRVPCDKRDLNYEKYFDKGQREMNDIQEFNSMNTEMLDLNAVKQKLLMLPYIQTELAAGGEKYEI; from the coding sequence ATGTTTAATAAGACTTTACTCATCACAGGCGGCACCGGTTCCTTCGGCCACGCGGTACTGGATCGTTTCCTCAACACGGAGATAAAAGAGATCCGCATCTTCTCACGTGACGAAAAGAAGCAGGACGACATGCGCACCGAGTACCGCAACAACGAGAAGATAAAGTTCTACATCGGCGACGTGCGCGACATAAACAGCATCAGAAACGCCATGCACGGCGTGGATTATGTCTTTCACGCGGCGGCCTTAAAACAGGTGCCGTCATGCGAGTTCTTCCCGCTTGAGGCCGCTAAGACGAACATTATCGGTACCGACAACGTTCTCTCCGCCGCCATCGAATATGGTGTTAAAAAGATCATTTGCCTGTCTACAGACAAAGCGGCCTATCCAATCAACGCCATGGGTACCTCAAAGGCAATGATGGAAAAGGTCGTCATCGCCAAGTCCCGCACCGTAGATCCGGTAAAGACAACAATCTGCTGCACACGTTACGGCAACGTCATGGCCTCGCGCGGCTCCGTCATCCCGCGTTTTGTCGAACAGATAAAGTCCGGACTCCCTCTTACAATAACCGAACCGGCGATGACACGCTTCATCATGAACCTTGAAGAGGCTGTTGACCTCGTAGTGTTTGCCTTTGAGCATGCCGCCAACGGCGACATCATGGTACAAAAGGCCCCAGCCTGCACCATCGCTGTTTTGGCTCAGGCTGTAAAAGAACTCTTCAATAAAGAGGCCGAGACAAAAATTATCGGCATCCGTCACGGGGAGAAAATGTACGAGACTCTTCTCACCAAAGAAGAATGCGCCCACGCCGAAGACATGGGCGACTTCTTCCGTGTCCCCTGCGACAAGCGTGACCTCAACTACGAAAAATACTTCGATAAGGGGCAACGAGAAATGAACGACATTCAGGAATTCAATTCAATGAATACCGAAATGCTTGATCTCAACGCAGTTAAACAAAAACTTCTGATGCTGCCATATATACAGACCGAACTTGCCGCAGGGGGAGAAAAATATGAGATATAA